The Myxosarcina sp. GI1 genome contains the following window.
AATAAGCAATGAATTTTAACTATTGAGTTAAAGGCTAGTAAATGAAAAATTGTTCGCTGTTCATTAATGAATATTTACGAGTAGATAAATTAACTCGTTCTAACCAATTCACGTACTGCTTTACTGGCGATCGCAACCGATTTACTAAATATTTATATTTCAATTGTAATTAAATTACAGTTTTAGGGAATTCTTATATTAAAGCAATTTTAAAAAGCTTTATAAAAAATTATTTTAAAACTGTGAAAAATTTATTTAAATTACTATTATTATCTTTGATTTTTAATTGTTCTTCTACTACAGCCAATGCTCAAGAGTCTGCTTGCTTTATGCAGGATGCCAGCGGCAAGCCGTTGGATTTAAGTCATCTGTGTAGAAATGGTAAATCTCCCAACCGCAGGCAAACTAACTCGGCAACAGTTTACGAACCGAGAGTATACACCATACCAATTATTAGAAGAAATGCTGGCATTCCCGTAATCGAAGTCCAATTTAACGAGCGATATGTGTTTGAAATGATGCTGGATACGGGAGCTAGTATGACTGTTTTGACTCCACAAATGGCACGGGCTTTAAATTTTGAACCTTTAGGAAGCTTACCAGTTCAAACACCCAGTCACGAACTTGTCTATCTTCCTCTAGGTCAGGTAAAATCCATCGCCGCAGCAGGTTCAGTCGCCAGAAATGTTCCTGTTGTAGTATCTTCTTCATTGACAGTAGGTCTTTTAGGACAAAACTTTTTTGGCAATTTTGATGTCACTATTAAATATGATGTAATTGAATTTCGAGAGCGATAAAGCCCAAAAAAAATCAGAATTCTTCGTAAAGAATTCTGATTTTTCTAGCTAAATAAAAACTAAAATTTCTAGTTTAGAAAGTAAAGGTAGTTCTCAATACGCCGATAATAGCATCGTCTTCATCACTGTCGCCGTTGGGAGAAAGAATGTAAATTACCCCAGGAGTTACCGAAATGTTGTCATTAAGCTGATATTTGTAAAAACCTTCGAGGTGAAGGGGAATGTCATCAGTTTCACCATAAGGTTCGGCACCAGCAAAAATGGCAGCCAAGTTACCTTCTTTACCAAAGTCTGGGAAAGCAACACCAGCACCATAAGACCAAATATCTGCTTCGTCATCGGTACCTAGTTCGCTAGCGTCGGTATAGACACCAAAAGCATTAAAGGCAATGCGATCGTTAAATTGGAATGCCGCTTCAACACCATACGAATTAGTGGCGGTAGCAGCGTCGAAGGGATTGATACCAGCAGTAGTACCAACACCTAAATCGAAGATAGTGGGGTTTTCATCGGTAAAGTAACCTCTGGCGTATGTACCAGCGACCTGTAACTTATCGTCGAGTAAACTAACAGTTACCTGTCCTAATGCCGAGTATCCGCCATTAGCTAGACCATTGCCATCAGTTGGATCGAAAGAGGTATCGGAGAAATATCCGCCGCTGACGGTTATAAATTC
Protein-coding sequences here:
- a CDS encoding TIGR02281 family clan AA aspartic protease — its product is MKNLFKLLLLSLIFNCSSTTANAQESACFMQDASGKPLDLSHLCRNGKSPNRRQTNSATVYEPRVYTIPIIRRNAGIPVIEVQFNERYVFEMMLDTGASMTVLTPQMARALNFEPLGSLPVQTPSHELVYLPLGQVKSIAAAGSVARNVPVVVSSSLTVGLLGQNFFGNFDVTIKYDVIEFRER